Proteins encoded within one genomic window of Candidatus Binatus sp.:
- a CDS encoding acyltransferase, with product MLLSYGRNVGIHPYVMIYGHGGAEIGDDIRIATSCVIIPAAHVYVDPSIPIRLQGVTQQGVKIENDVWLGARFTVLDGVTIGHGSVIGAGSVVTCNVPPMSIAVGTPASVIKTRGASRRPRRVGE from the coding sequence ATGCTCCTTTCTTACGGCCGCAACGTCGGCATCCATCCGTACGTCATGATCTACGGTCACGGGGGCGCCGAAATCGGGGATGACATCCGTATTGCGACCTCCTGCGTCATCATCCCGGCCGCCCACGTTTACGTTGATCCTTCAATCCCGATCAGGCTGCAAGGTGTCACCCAGCAGGGAGTCAAGATCGAGAACGACGTGTGGCTTGGCGCACGCTTCACGGTGCTGGACGGAGTGACGATTGGACATGGATCGGTAATAGGCGCTGGATCGGTAGTGACCTGCAACGTTCCGCCGATGTCAATCGCAGTAGGAACTCCCGCGAGCGTCATCAAGACCCGGGGGGCCTCGAGGCGCCCGCGGCGGGTCGGCGAGTGA
- a CDS encoding bifunctional 2-polyprenyl-6-hydroxyphenol methylase/3-demethylubiquinol 3-O-methyltransferase UbiG has product MPADDQTNVPFRLETARAAELNGVKRMFKAGAFVIDVGAGDGYQASLLKSWGCVVLPLEVAVRPEAGYSNLVIYDGTAIPVRSGAADAIFSSNVLEHVTPADLDLLLPEIRRVLNPETGIFVCLLPSSAWRFWTSIAHYAFAVRYLAGRRDVLGGRSPDLRDSMRKSGKLYAFSRALFPAAHGAAPTSVHELFRFRAQVWRRTFRRHGFEVVGQGDNGLFYTGFSLFPSMGIETRRLLARWFGASCHVFILRPQEKAHDRKSCQ; this is encoded by the coding sequence ATGCCCGCTGACGATCAAACTAATGTTCCTTTTCGGCTCGAGACTGCGCGCGCCGCTGAACTGAACGGCGTCAAGCGAATGTTCAAAGCCGGTGCGTTCGTGATTGATGTCGGCGCGGGCGACGGGTATCAAGCTTCGCTGCTGAAATCTTGGGGCTGCGTCGTGCTACCGCTTGAGGTCGCGGTCCGGCCCGAAGCGGGATACTCCAATCTTGTTATCTACGACGGAACCGCAATCCCGGTGCGTTCCGGCGCGGCGGATGCGATCTTTTCGTCGAATGTGCTCGAGCATGTCACGCCTGCGGACCTGGATTTGCTACTGCCCGAGATCCGTCGCGTCCTTAATCCAGAAACGGGAATTTTCGTTTGCTTGCTGCCGTCGTCCGCCTGGCGATTCTGGACCAGCATAGCGCACTACGCATTTGCGGTTCGATATCTCGCCGGGCGCCGCGACGTCCTCGGTGGACGATCGCCCGATTTGCGTGACTCGATGCGAAAATCTGGAAAGCTCTACGCCTTTTCACGCGCCCTGTTCCCCGCCGCGCACGGCGCTGCGCCGACCTCGGTGCACGAGCTATTCCGTTTCCGCGCTCAGGTGTGGCGGCGAACATTTCGGAGGCATGGATTCGAAGTCGTCGGGCAGGGTGACAATGGCTTGTTCTATACCGGCTTCAGTCTCTTTCCTTCTATGGGAATCGAAACGCGCCGCCTCCTTGCGCGCTGGTTTGGCGCGTCGTGCCACGTATTCATATTGAGACCGCAGGAAAAGGCGCACGATCGAAAATCCTGTCAGTAA
- a CDS encoding sulfotransferase yields the protein MTNDPNDPLPNFFVVGAPRSGTTLLYRALCNHPEVFMCPIKEPSYFSKDIDFEQLYPGLRLPDVKAFIASGMKSQLHLAHAKEWNDYVRLFSRASKARAIGECSTTYLASQCAAREIKSSIPDARIIILLRNPVERAFSDYLMHLNQGLMRRPFIEEALNGYADCAEWNLLGKSQYYQQVKRYFRVFDPARVKVILHEDLQKMDRAIDGVAGLLGLSAGMVPLSAAKVNGSMTLRMPKVNRFVQRSGAKRLLTAVLPKRAMISLKRLYYSSDPVRLDPADRAKLLELLKPDIVKLEDLIQRDLSAWRSSPEEEDRAEHHA from the coding sequence GTGACCAACGACCCTAACGATCCGCTTCCGAACTTCTTCGTCGTTGGCGCCCCTCGCTCGGGCACGACATTACTGTATCGGGCTCTTTGTAATCACCCCGAAGTGTTCATGTGCCCGATCAAGGAGCCGAGTTACTTCTCCAAGGACATTGACTTCGAACAGTTGTATCCGGGCCTGCGCTTACCTGACGTCAAGGCGTTCATCGCGAGCGGAATGAAAAGCCAGTTACATCTAGCGCACGCCAAAGAATGGAATGACTACGTGCGGCTGTTTTCAAGAGCATCGAAGGCTCGCGCGATTGGCGAATGCAGTACCACTTATCTGGCATCGCAGTGTGCCGCCCGAGAAATAAAGTCATCCATTCCCGACGCCAGGATCATCATCCTTCTAAGAAATCCGGTCGAAAGGGCGTTTTCCGACTATCTGATGCATCTTAACCAGGGATTGATGCGCCGGCCATTCATCGAAGAGGCGCTGAATGGATACGCCGATTGCGCGGAATGGAACTTGCTCGGAAAAAGCCAGTACTACCAGCAGGTGAAGCGCTATTTTAGGGTTTTCGATCCAGCCCGGGTCAAAGTGATCCTGCACGAGGATCTGCAAAAGATGGATCGCGCGATCGACGGCGTCGCCGGGTTGCTCGGCCTCTCGGCCGGGATGGTCCCGCTGTCGGCGGCGAAGGTCAACGGCTCGATGACCCTACGGATGCCGAAGGTAAACCGGTTCGTCCAAAGGAGCGGCGCGAAGCGTCTGCTCACGGCCGTATTGCCGAAGCGCGCGATGATCTCGCTGAAACGATTGTACTACAGTTCCGATCCGGTGCGCCTCGATCCCGCCGACCGCGCGAAACTTCTTGAACTACTCAAGCCCGACATTGTCAAACTGGAAGATCTGATCCAAAGAGATCTCTCCGCGTGGAGATCGTCACCGGAAGAAGAAGATCGCGCGGAGCATCATGCTTAG